Proteins co-encoded in one Streptomyces roseochromogenus subsp. oscitans DS 12.976 genomic window:
- a CDS encoding amino acid permease yields the protein MPSSSTTTETPPQQHDGLSHGLKRRHLSMIALGGVIGAGLFVGSGAGIAAAGPSIVIAYTLSGLLVMLVMRMLGEMSAAYPSSGSFSAHAERAIGPWAGFAAGWSFWILLCTAVGLEGIGAAHIVSGWLPGTPEWAWVALFMVVFCGTNLAAVKNFGEFEFWFAALKVGAISLFLILGVLAIAGVLPGTDAPGTANLSHFLPHGGNGLIIGLLASVFAYGGLETVTIAAAESEDPVRGVASAVRTAMWRIALFYIGSMAVVVTLVPWDSKDVVAKGPYVATLDHLGIPGAGQLMNVVVLVALLSAMNANIYGSSRIAFSLVERGQGPSALAKLSGGVPRIAVLTSCVLGFVCVLLSYWRPDDVFKWLLNMIGAVILVVWIFIAVSQLLLRRRIERETPENLVVRMWAFPFLTWVALAGMVTIFVLMAREADTRVQLYSTGGMTLVLAAVGYAWQRVHARR from the coding sequence ATGCCCAGCAGCAGCACGACCACCGAGACGCCGCCACAGCAACACGACGGCCTCTCCCACGGCCTGAAGCGGCGCCATCTGTCGATGATCGCCCTCGGCGGGGTGATCGGCGCGGGTCTGTTCGTCGGCTCCGGTGCGGGCATCGCCGCGGCCGGCCCCTCCATCGTGATCGCCTACACCCTTTCCGGCTTGCTCGTCATGCTGGTGATGCGGATGCTCGGCGAGATGTCCGCCGCCTACCCTTCCTCGGGTTCGTTCTCGGCGCACGCCGAGCGGGCGATCGGCCCCTGGGCCGGCTTCGCGGCCGGCTGGTCCTTCTGGATCCTGCTGTGCACGGCCGTCGGCCTGGAGGGCATCGGCGCCGCGCACATCGTCTCCGGCTGGCTGCCCGGCACCCCCGAGTGGGCCTGGGTGGCACTGTTCATGGTCGTGTTCTGCGGGACGAACCTGGCCGCCGTGAAGAACTTCGGCGAGTTCGAGTTCTGGTTCGCAGCGCTGAAGGTCGGCGCGATCAGCCTCTTCCTGATCCTCGGCGTGCTGGCCATCGCGGGCGTGCTGCCCGGCACGGACGCCCCCGGTACCGCCAACCTGAGCCACTTCCTCCCGCACGGCGGCAACGGCCTGATCATCGGCCTGCTCGCGTCCGTCTTCGCGTACGGCGGTCTGGAGACCGTCACCATCGCGGCGGCCGAGTCGGAGGACCCGGTCCGGGGCGTGGCGTCCGCCGTCCGTACGGCGATGTGGCGGATCGCGCTGTTCTACATCGGCTCCATGGCGGTCGTGGTCACCCTGGTCCCGTGGGACTCCAAGGACGTGGTGGCGAAGGGCCCGTACGTCGCCACGCTCGACCACCTCGGCATCCCGGGCGCGGGCCAGCTGATGAACGTGGTCGTCCTGGTCGCCCTGCTCTCCGCGATGAACGCCAACATCTACGGCTCCTCGCGCATCGCCTTCTCCCTGGTCGAGCGCGGCCAGGGCCCGAGTGCCCTGGCGAAGCTGTCCGGCGGGGTTCCGCGCATCGCGGTCCTCACCTCCTGCGTGCTGGGCTTCGTCTGTGTGCTGCTCAGCTACTGGCGGCCGGACGACGTCTTCAAGTGGCTGCTGAACATGATCGGCGCGGTCATCCTGGTCGTCTGGATCTTCATCGCGGTCTCCCAGCTGCTGCTGCGCCGCCGCATCGAGCGCGAGACCCCCGAGAATCTGGTCGTCCGCATGTGGGCGTTCCCGTTCCTCACCTGGGTCGCCCTGGCGGGCATGGTCACGATCTTCGTCCTGATGGCACGGGAGGCGGACACCCGCGTCCAGCTGTACTCGACGGGCGGGATGACGCTGGTGCTGGCGGCGGTGGGGTACGCCTGGCAGCGGGTCCACGCCAGGCGCTGA
- a CDS encoding DsbA family protein, which produces MSEKTPVDFWFDPVCPWAWMTSRWVLEVEKVRDIEVRWHVMSLSVLNEDRLDELPEEYAENMRPGGKTWWPVRVVIAAQQLHGDAAVGRLYTALGTRFHNEGLGVNRDSIAAALADAGLPADLVEYGEKDTYDTELRASHKEGIDKVGQDVGTPVIALPGPDGEQIAFFGPVVTPAPKGEEAARLWDGAVAVASVPGFYELKRTRTKGPDFSNL; this is translated from the coding sequence ATGTCGGAGAAGACCCCCGTCGACTTCTGGTTCGACCCGGTGTGCCCCTGGGCCTGGATGACCTCCCGCTGGGTGCTGGAGGTGGAGAAGGTCCGCGACATCGAGGTCCGCTGGCATGTGATGAGCCTGTCGGTGCTCAACGAGGACCGGCTGGATGAGCTGCCGGAGGAGTACGCCGAGAACATGCGGCCCGGCGGCAAGACCTGGTGGCCGGTCCGGGTGGTGATCGCGGCCCAGCAGCTGCACGGCGACGCCGCGGTGGGCAGGCTCTACACCGCGCTCGGCACCCGCTTCCACAACGAGGGCCTCGGTGTGAACCGCGACAGCATCGCCGCGGCCCTCGCCGACGCGGGCCTGCCCGCAGACCTGGTCGAGTACGGCGAGAAGGACACCTACGACACCGAGCTGCGCGCCTCCCACAAGGAGGGCATCGACAAGGTCGGTCAGGACGTCGGCACCCCGGTCATCGCGCTGCCCGGCCCCGACGGGGAGCAGATCGCCTTCTTCGGCCCGGTCGTCACCCCCGCCCCCAAGGGCGAGGAGGCGGCCCGCCTGTGGGACGGCGCGGTCGCCGTCGCCTCGGTCCCGGGCTTCTACGAGCTCAAGCGCACCCGCACCAAGGGCCCGGACTTCAGCAACCTGTAG
- a CDS encoding DUF6507 family protein gives MKDLEFVAARAGKSLQGVVDATKAYLDGDEAMAADAQSKACTPGVRMPGVGKA, from the coding sequence ATGAAGGACCTGGAGTTCGTGGCGGCGCGGGCGGGTAAGTCGTTGCAGGGTGTGGTGGATGCGACGAAGGCGTATCTGGACGGTGATGAGGCGATGGCCGCGGATGCGCAGAGTAAGGCGTGCACGCCTGGGGTGAGGATGCCGGGAGTGGGCAAGGCGTGA
- a CDS encoding ribose-5-phosphate isomerase: MRVYLGSDHAGYELKNHLVEWLKAAGHEPVDCGPHIYDAQDDYPPFCLRAAERTAADPDALGIVIGGSGNGEQIAANKVKGVRAALAWSEETASLGRQHNNANVVAVGARMHSTEEATKFVETFLNTPFSGDERHIRRIDMLSAYETTGDLPPIPGHHPQP, from the coding sequence ATGCGCGTGTATCTCGGCTCCGACCATGCGGGCTACGAACTCAAGAACCACCTCGTCGAATGGCTCAAGGCGGCGGGGCACGAGCCCGTCGACTGCGGGCCGCACATCTACGACGCCCAGGACGACTACCCGCCCTTCTGCCTGCGCGCCGCGGAGCGGACGGCGGCGGACCCCGACGCCCTCGGCATCGTGATCGGTGGCTCCGGCAACGGTGAGCAGATCGCCGCGAACAAGGTGAAGGGTGTGCGGGCGGCGCTGGCCTGGAGCGAGGAGACCGCGTCGCTCGGGCGGCAGCACAACAACGCGAATGTCGTGGCCGTGGGTGCGCGGATGCACAGCACGGAGGAGGCGACGAAGTTCGTCGAGACCTTCCTGAACACGCCGTTCTCCGGTGACGAGCGCCACATCCGCCGCATCGACATGCTGTCGGCCTACGAAACGACAGGCGACCTGCCCCCGATCCCGGGCCACCACCCCCAGCCGTAG
- a CDS encoding PP2C family protein-serine/threonine phosphatase — MAAGRERRAKAETFTARWKMQWHRARTGLRRSAVDYFRGDGSDWIAFVGLLLTIPVLMAMTLVDSVWCSPATLVLPIIAGGLLLRPASLLGLYAAGATALIVESVRLGPYTEGPSRVTPGVVLVVAACGFFGLLTAQFRSRVGVPWRRGGTMLFDLRERIRVQSKLPKLPQGWHHEMALRPAGGQSFSGDFVVAARTNSGRTLEVVLTDVSGKGMDAGSRALLLSGAFGGLLGSLSPHAFLPAANGYLLRQDWDEGFATSIHLVLDLDSGDYELYSAGHPPGLQLSAGSGRWEEKAAEGPLLGVYDGAQFDPVKGSLRPGDVLMLFTDGLVETSDRDIVEGIDRLTGEADRYVAGGFHGAAWHLIEAVARDVNDDRALLLICRQASAAQPAR, encoded by the coding sequence ATGGCAGCAGGACGAGAGCGGCGCGCGAAGGCCGAGACGTTCACGGCCCGGTGGAAGATGCAGTGGCACCGGGCCCGCACCGGGCTGCGCAGAAGCGCCGTGGACTACTTCCGCGGCGACGGCTCCGACTGGATCGCGTTCGTCGGTCTGCTGCTCACCATCCCGGTCCTCATGGCCATGACCCTGGTCGACTCGGTGTGGTGCTCCCCGGCCACCCTGGTGCTGCCGATCATCGCGGGCGGCCTGCTGCTGCGCCCCGCGAGCCTGCTCGGCCTCTACGCCGCCGGGGCCACGGCACTGATCGTGGAGTCGGTACGGCTCGGCCCGTACACCGAAGGGCCTTCACGCGTGACCCCCGGTGTGGTCCTCGTCGTGGCGGCCTGTGGCTTCTTCGGCCTGCTCACGGCCCAGTTCCGCAGCCGGGTCGGCGTGCCCTGGCGGCGCGGCGGCACCATGCTGTTCGACCTGCGCGAGCGGATCCGGGTGCAGAGCAAGCTGCCGAAGCTGCCGCAGGGCTGGCACCACGAGATGGCGCTGCGGCCGGCCGGCGGCCAGTCCTTCTCCGGCGACTTCGTCGTCGCGGCCCGTACGAACAGCGGGCGCACACTGGAGGTCGTCCTGACGGACGTCTCCGGCAAGGGCATGGACGCGGGCTCGCGCGCCCTCCTCCTGTCCGGCGCCTTCGGTGGCCTGCTCGGCTCCCTGTCCCCGCACGCCTTCCTCCCCGCCGCGAACGGCTACCTGCTGCGCCAGGACTGGGACGAGGGCTTCGCCACCTCCATCCATCTCGTCCTGGACCTCGACTCCGGCGACTACGAGCTGTACTCCGCCGGCCATCCGCCCGGGCTGCAGCTCAGCGCGGGCAGCGGACGCTGGGAGGAGAAGGCCGCCGAGGGGCCGCTGCTCGGTGTGTACGACGGCGCCCAGTTCGACCCCGTGAAGGGCTCCCTGCGGCCCGGCGACGTCCTGATGCTCTTCACGGACGGCCTGGTGGAGACCTCCGACCGCGACATCGTCGAGGGCATCGACCGGCTCACCGGCGAGGCCGACCGCTATGTCGCCGGCGGTTTCCACGGCGCCGCCTGGCACCTCATCGAGGCGGTCGCCAGGGACGTCAACGACGACCGGGCCCTCCTCCTGATCTGCCGCCAGGCGTCGGCGGCCCAGCCGGCGCGCTGA
- a CDS encoding pore-forming ESAT-6 family protein translates to MAGAGAGADRRSYDTSASADVQGNLAGVIAQLEMVIAARDKQVKKAMADFTADGVADEYHGKERRWNHASQEVRNIIHLLKTTMEKNDSTAHSTLAKAKSAVDNIG, encoded by the coding sequence ATGGCGGGTGCGGGCGCGGGTGCGGATCGTCGGTCGTATGACACGTCGGCGTCGGCGGATGTGCAGGGGAATCTGGCGGGTGTGATCGCTCAGTTGGAGATGGTGATCGCGGCGCGGGACAAGCAGGTGAAGAAGGCGATGGCGGATTTCACGGCGGATGGTGTGGCGGATGAGTACCACGGTAAGGAGCGTCGTTGGAATCATGCGTCGCAGGAGGTGCGGAACATTATTCATCTGCTGAAGACGACGATGGAGAAGAACGACTCGACGGCGCATTCGACGTTGGCGAAGGCGAAGTCGGCGGTCGACAACATCGGCTGA
- a CDS encoding DUF3887 domain-containing protein, with product MSHNGIARGGKRRLTRAVGTVALAVSALLPAQGSALAASQDDTIALQTLDDIVKGDYTAATAHFDATVRRQLPPDALKKAWRNYEAQFGDYRSHQNPKDVAFGQFTVVSVPLRMAHGPGEFRVSFDRAGAIAGLFFLKPGT from the coding sequence ATGTCCCACAACGGCATCGCACGTGGCGGCAAGCGGCGGCTCACCCGCGCGGTGGGCACGGTCGCGCTGGCCGTATCCGCCCTGCTGCCGGCCCAGGGTTCCGCACTGGCCGCGTCTCAGGACGACACGATCGCACTGCAGACACTCGACGACATCGTGAAGGGCGACTACACCGCCGCCACCGCCCACTTCGACGCGACGGTGCGCAGACAGCTGCCTCCGGACGCGCTCAAGAAGGCATGGCGCAATTACGAGGCCCAGTTCGGTGACTATCGCTCGCACCAGAATCCCAAGGATGTCGCGTTCGGCCAGTTCACCGTGGTCAGCGTGCCCCTGCGGATGGCACACGGCCCCGGCGAGTTCCGCGTCAGCTTCGACAGGGCCGGGGCCATCGCCGGGCTGTTCTTCCTCAAGCCGGGCACGTGA
- a CDS encoding biotin transporter BioY, with protein sequence MSTATATARPGAVLADLLPTSRVRDAALVVGGAVLTGLAAQVAVPVPGSPVPVTGQTFAALLVGTALGTRRGFLSLALYALAGVAGVPWFADGTSGAGSVSFGYILGMLLASAAVGALARRGADRSPLRTAGTMVLGEAIIYAVGVPYLALAAHMSLSQAVAAGLTPFLIGDLLKAALAMGALPTAWKLVNKGR encoded by the coding sequence ATGAGCACCGCCACCGCCACCGCTCGCCCCGGCGCAGTCCTCGCCGACCTGCTCCCCACGTCCCGCGTCCGCGACGCGGCCCTCGTCGTCGGCGGCGCCGTGCTCACCGGTCTCGCGGCCCAGGTGGCCGTCCCGGTGCCCGGCTCCCCGGTGCCGGTGACCGGCCAGACCTTCGCCGCTCTGCTCGTCGGCACCGCGCTCGGCACCCGCCGCGGCTTCCTCTCCCTCGCCCTGTACGCGCTCGCCGGTGTGGCCGGTGTGCCGTGGTTCGCGGACGGCACCTCCGGCGCGGGCTCGGTCTCCTTCGGCTACATCCTCGGCATGCTGCTCGCCTCGGCCGCCGTCGGCGCCCTGGCCCGGCGCGGCGCCGACCGCTCCCCGCTGCGCACGGCGGGCACGATGGTCCTCGGCGAGGCGATCATCTACGCCGTCGGCGTGCCCTACCTCGCCCTGGCCGCCCATATGTCCCTCTCCCAGGCGGTCGCGGCCGGCCTCACCCCGTTCCTGATCGGTGACCTCCTCAAGGCCGCCCTGGCGATGGGCGCGCTGCCCACCGCCTGGAAGCTGGTCAACAAGGGGCGCTGA
- a CDS encoding DUF6507 family protein, with the protein MSGWDLHPQGIDHVLTATGKTASHLEQQAKDYGTHLQSAASSAGRSPRAAAPGARAVTVVTAATAVRVVTAARAGGRRRAVWWRWRCRSMRSGR; encoded by the coding sequence ATGTCGGGCTGGGATCTGCATCCGCAGGGTATTGATCATGTGCTGACGGCGACGGGTAAGACGGCGTCGCATCTGGAGCAGCAGGCGAAGGATTACGGTACGCATTTGCAGTCGGCGGCGTCGAGTGCGGGACGATCTCCGCGGGCGGCGGCTCCGGGGGCTCGGGCGGTCACGGTGGTCACGGCGGCAACGGCGGTCAGGGTGGTCACGGCGGCAAGGGCGGGGGGAAGGCGCAGGGCGGTCTGGTGGCGTTGGCGTTGTCGCAGTATGCGGAGCGGGCGATGA
- a CDS encoding GNAT family N-acetyltransferase: protein MGTEHTTEPTVLAPEDFDRWWDGVVRAFGGGPASSEERELDRSLTEFDRTLAVRDGDEIVGTAGAFSFRMTVPGGAVVPTAGVTMVSVAATHRRRGVLTSMMRRLLDDAHAKGEPLAALHASEPAIYGRFGYGAATFQLNAEIDTARVTLALPDGTDEVRVRYVSPADALKECEAVYAALVPGRPGMLARQPGWERQGLLDPESDREGASALQCVVAERAGEITGYARFRTKLGWGPSGHDGTVTLEDLAALDPATEGALWRFLFGIDLMSTLTVHGRPVDEAWQHLVSDIRRCRPRLRDAGYVRLVDVGTALAARTCLAPVDVVFEVADAFCPWNEGRWRLTGDAKGASCERTSSPAEVSLSVRELGAAYLGGTTLLSLAAAGRVRELRPGALVEASVALGSPVAPWLPHGF from the coding sequence ATGGGGACTGAACACACGACCGAACCGACCGTGCTGGCGCCGGAGGACTTCGACCGTTGGTGGGACGGTGTGGTGCGTGCGTTCGGGGGCGGGCCCGCCTCGTCCGAGGAGCGTGAACTGGACAGGTCCCTCACCGAGTTCGACCGTACGCTGGCCGTGCGGGACGGGGACGAGATCGTCGGGACGGCGGGCGCGTTCAGCTTCCGGATGACCGTGCCCGGCGGAGCCGTGGTGCCCACCGCGGGCGTGACCATGGTCAGCGTGGCCGCGACGCACCGGCGGCGTGGGGTGCTGACGTCGATGATGCGGCGGCTGCTGGACGACGCGCACGCCAAGGGTGAGCCGCTGGCCGCGCTGCACGCGTCCGAGCCCGCGATCTACGGCCGCTTCGGGTACGGCGCGGCGACCTTCCAGCTCAACGCCGAGATCGACACCGCCCGGGTCACCCTGGCGCTGCCCGACGGCACCGACGAGGTGCGCGTGCGCTACGTGTCGCCCGCCGACGCCCTGAAGGAGTGCGAGGCGGTGTACGCGGCCCTGGTGCCCGGCCGGCCCGGCATGCTGGCCCGGCAGCCCGGCTGGGAGCGGCAGGGGCTGCTCGACCCGGAGAGCGACCGGGAGGGGGCGTCGGCGCTGCAGTGTGTGGTCGCGGAACGGGCAGGAGAGATCACCGGGTATGCGCGGTTCCGTACCAAGTTGGGCTGGGGGCCGAGCGGGCACGACGGCACGGTGACGCTGGAGGACCTGGCCGCGCTGGATCCCGCGACCGAGGGGGCGCTGTGGCGTTTCCTGTTCGGCATCGACCTGATGTCGACGCTGACGGTGCACGGGCGACCGGTCGACGAGGCCTGGCAGCACCTGGTATCCGACATCCGCCGCTGCCGGCCGCGCCTGCGGGACGCCGGGTACGTGCGTCTCGTGGACGTGGGTACGGCCCTGGCGGCGCGCACCTGTCTGGCGCCGGTGGACGTCGTGTTCGAGGTGGCGGACGCCTTCTGCCCCTGGAATGAGGGACGTTGGCGGCTGACCGGCGATGCGAAGGGCGCGTCCTGCGAACGGACCTCCAGCCCGGCCGAAGTGTCGCTTTCGGTACGGGAGTTGGGGGCGGCGTACCTGGGTGGTACGACCCTGCTGTCGCTGGCGGCGGCCGGGCGGGTACGGGAACTGCGGCCCGGGGCGCTGGTGGAGGCGTCGGTGGCGCTCGGCTCACCGGTCGCACCGTGGCTGCCGCACGGGTTCTAG
- a CDS encoding amino acid permease, with translation MTPGSGLQAGLKNRHLSMIAIGGVIGAGLFVGSSSGIATAGPGILLSYALVGTLVVLVMRMLGEMSAANPASGSFSAHAERAIGPWAGFSIGWLYWFFWVVVLAVEATAGAKILEGWVPAVPQWGWALIVMSVLTATNLVSVGSYGEFEFWFAGIKVVAIGAFIVIGLLAVFGVLPGVHTDKASFGNLTNHGGFLPHGPGAILTGVLLVVFSFMGSEIATLAAGESEDPQRAVTKSTNSIIWRIGVFYLGSILVVVSLLPWNDPSIKKEGSYVAALDSLGIAHAGQIMNVIVLTSVLSCLNSGLYTASRMAFSLGRRGDAPKAFARTTARGVPMTAILASVVFGFVAVFFNYAYPDTVFLFLVNSSGAVALFVWLVICFSQLRMRKIIQREAPEKLVVRMWLYPYLTWITAAFIVGVLGYMLTDTEGESSGRTTVLLSVGVAAVVVVIALVKQKFGPARAEGAPVADTAEKVTTG, from the coding sequence ATGACCCCTGGTTCGGGCCTCCAAGCAGGACTCAAGAACCGCCACCTGTCGATGATCGCGATCGGTGGTGTCATCGGAGCCGGCCTCTTCGTCGGTTCCAGTTCCGGTATCGCCACCGCGGGACCGGGCATCCTCCTGTCGTACGCACTGGTCGGCACCCTCGTCGTCCTCGTGATGCGGATGCTCGGCGAGATGTCCGCCGCCAACCCCGCCTCCGGCTCCTTCTCCGCGCACGCCGAACGCGCGATCGGCCCCTGGGCCGGCTTCTCCATCGGCTGGCTGTACTGGTTCTTCTGGGTCGTCGTGCTGGCCGTCGAGGCCACCGCCGGCGCCAAGATCCTCGAGGGCTGGGTCCCGGCCGTACCGCAGTGGGGCTGGGCGCTCATCGTGATGAGCGTGCTGACCGCGACCAACCTGGTCTCCGTCGGCTCCTACGGCGAGTTCGAGTTCTGGTTCGCCGGTATCAAGGTCGTGGCGATCGGCGCGTTCATCGTCATCGGTCTGCTGGCCGTGTTCGGCGTGCTGCCGGGTGTGCACACCGACAAGGCGAGCTTCGGGAATCTGACGAACCACGGCGGCTTCCTGCCGCATGGACCCGGCGCCATTCTCACCGGCGTACTCCTGGTCGTCTTCTCCTTCATGGGCAGCGAGATCGCGACCCTGGCGGCCGGTGAGTCGGAGGACCCGCAGCGCGCCGTCACCAAGTCCACCAACAGCATCATCTGGCGTATCGGCGTCTTCTACCTGGGCTCGATCCTGGTCGTGGTCTCGCTGCTGCCGTGGAACGACCCCTCCATCAAGAAGGAGGGCTCCTACGTCGCCGCGCTGGACTCCCTCGGCATCGCGCACGCCGGTCAGATCATGAACGTGATCGTGCTGACCTCGGTGCTGTCCTGTCTCAACTCCGGCCTGTACACGGCTTCCCGCATGGCGTTCTCGCTCGGCCGGCGCGGTGACGCCCCGAAGGCGTTCGCCCGCACCACCGCGCGCGGTGTGCCGATGACGGCGATCCTGGCGTCGGTCGTCTTCGGCTTCGTGGCGGTCTTCTTCAACTACGCCTACCCGGACACCGTCTTCCTCTTCCTGGTCAACTCCTCGGGCGCGGTGGCCCTGTTCGTCTGGCTGGTCATCTGCTTCTCGCAGCTGCGGATGCGGAAGATCATCCAGCGGGAGGCGCCGGAGAAGCTCGTCGTGAGGATGTGGCTGTACCCGTACCTGACCTGGATCACGGCGGCCTTCATCGTCGGCGTCCTCGGCTACATGCTGACCGACACCGAAGGCGAGAGCAGCGGCCGTACGACCGTGCTGCTGTCGGTGGGCGTGGCGGCGGTCGTGGTCGTGATCGCCCTGGTGAAGCAGAAGTTCGGGCCCGCCCGGGCGGAGGGCGCGCCCGTCGCCGACACGGCCGAGAAGGTCACCACCGGCTGA
- a CDS encoding superoxide dismutase encodes MPVYTLPDLPYDYSALAPVISPEIIELHHDKHHAAYVKGANDTLEQLAEARDKESWGSINGLEKNLAFHLSGHILHSVYWQNMTGPKDGGGEPLAADGVGELAEAIKESFGSFAAFKAQLSKAAATTQGSGWGVLAYEPLSGRLVVEQVYDHQGNVGQGATPILVFDAWEHAFYLQYRNQKVDFIEAMWQVVNWQDVARRYAAAKSRADVLLLAP; translated from the coding sequence ATGCCCGTCTACACGTTGCCCGACCTGCCCTACGACTACTCGGCGCTGGCTCCCGTGATCAGCCCGGAGATCATCGAGCTGCACCACGACAAGCACCACGCGGCCTATGTGAAGGGCGCCAACGACACGCTGGAGCAGCTGGCGGAGGCGCGGGACAAGGAGAGCTGGGGCTCGATCAACGGCCTGGAGAAGAACCTCGCCTTCCACCTCTCCGGGCACATCCTGCACAGCGTCTACTGGCAGAACATGACCGGCCCGAAGGACGGCGGCGGTGAGCCGCTCGCCGCCGACGGCGTGGGCGAGCTGGCGGAGGCGATCAAGGAGTCCTTCGGTTCCTTCGCCGCCTTCAAGGCCCAGCTCTCCAAGGCCGCGGCCACCACGCAGGGTTCGGGCTGGGGCGTGCTGGCGTACGAGCCGCTGAGCGGCCGCCTGGTCGTGGAGCAGGTCTACGACCACCAGGGCAACGTCGGCCAGGGCGCCACCCCGATCCTGGTCTTCGACGCCTGGGAGCACGCCTTCTATCTGCAGTACCGCAACCAGAAGGTGGACTTCATCGAGGCCATGTGGCAGGTCGTCAACTGGCAGGACGTGGCCCGCCGTTACGCGGCCGCCAAGTCCCGCGCCGACGTCCTGCTACTGGCTCCGTGA
- a CDS encoding Fpg/Nei family DNA glycosylase, giving the protein MPEGHTIHRLAQDYAARFQGAAPRVTSPQGKFSDAAALLDRAELTATEAHGKHLFLRFRDTDWVHIHLGLFGKVGFGDAPAPPPTDTVRLRLATDTAYVDLRGPTTCALITEEEKRAVHDRLGPDPLREDADPSTAYRRISRSRTTIAALLMDQKIVAGVGNVYRAEVLFRHGIDPYRAGRDVTPAEWDTIWSDLVALMHEGVRNNRIDTVRPEHTPEAMARPPRVDDHGGEVYVYRRATLPCHICGDEIRTAGLAARNLFWCPTCQQR; this is encoded by the coding sequence TTGCCGGAAGGGCACACTATTCATCGGCTGGCACAGGATTATGCCGCGCGGTTCCAGGGCGCAGCCCCTCGCGTCACCAGCCCCCAGGGCAAGTTCTCCGACGCCGCCGCCCTTCTGGACCGCGCGGAACTGACGGCCACCGAAGCCCACGGCAAGCACCTCTTCCTCCGGTTCCGGGACACCGACTGGGTCCACATCCACCTCGGCCTCTTCGGCAAGGTCGGCTTCGGCGACGCCCCCGCGCCCCCGCCGACGGACACCGTGCGCCTGCGGCTGGCGACCGACACCGCGTACGTCGACCTCCGCGGCCCCACCACCTGCGCGCTGATCACAGAGGAGGAGAAGCGCGCCGTACACGACCGCCTCGGCCCCGACCCGCTCCGTGAGGACGCCGACCCGAGCACGGCGTACCGGAGGATCTCCCGCAGTCGTACGACGATCGCCGCGCTGCTGATGGACCAGAAGATCGTCGCGGGCGTGGGCAACGTCTATCGCGCCGAGGTCCTCTTCCGGCACGGCATCGACCCCTACCGCGCGGGCAGGGACGTCACCCCGGCCGAGTGGGACACCATCTGGTCCGACCTCGTCGCGCTGATGCACGAGGGCGTGCGGAACAACCGCATCGACACCGTGCGCCCCGAACACACCCCGGAGGCGATGGCGCGGCCGCCGCGCGTGGACGACCATGGCGGCGAGGTGTACGTCTACCGACGCGCCACCCTGCCCTGCCACATCTGCGGCGACGAGATCCGCACCGCCGGCCTCGCCGCCCGCAACCTCTTCTGGTGCCCCACCTGCCAACAGCGCTGA